The sequence AATACAGGAAACGCCAGTTTTAGTCCCGACAGGCAACGAATTTATTTTACACGGTGCAAATTAAATATTATGGAAAAAATGGTCTGTGCCATTTATGTTTCTGAAAAAAGTGGTGATGGATGGACTGAGCCAGTGAAACTTCCTAAAGAAATTAATAATCCGAAATATACGTCTACCATGCCGGCGGTAACCATCGATCCTGTAAAAGGAAATGATGTTATTTATTATGTAAGTAACAACAAGGAGGGCAGGGGAGGTCTGGACATCTGGTACACGGTTTATGATAAGAAAAATAAAAAATACAAAGCCCCTAAAAACGCGGGATCCAAAATAAATACTTCGCAGGATGAGATCAGTCCTTTCTTCGATACAGAAACGCGTACACTTTATTTCAGTTCTAATGGACTAGGTGGACTAGGCGGTTACGATATTTTTAGAAGTAAAGGAGACGGTAAAAGATTTACAGGCAGCGAAAATATTGGTCAGCCTATTAACACTGGCGCTGACGATATTTTTTATACGATTTCTACCAATAGGGGTGAAGGTTTTTTTGTGAGTAACCGCAAAGGGGGGAACGCTTTAAAAAATAAAACCTGTTGCGACGATATTTATTTTTATAAACACGCTGAGTACGTTCGTTTATTTGTTGCAGGAAACATAAGTAATATTTTAGATAAGAGCGATGCTGTTAAAAACGCGACCATAGAATTGTATATTAAAGATAAAAAAACAAACGAAAAATTTCTTGTAAAGACAATAAACACGGATGATCTGGGAAATTACAGAACCGCAGTAGATGCCGGTCAGGAATATTTCCTTGTGGTGAAAAAAGATGATTTTCTGGGAACCAGCGAAGACGTATCTACAGTAGGTATTACAAATTCGAAAGATATTATCAGAGATTTACAAATGATTGAGAAACCGAAAGAGCCGGTTAATATTCCAAATATTCTTTATGAGTTCGATAAATCTAATTTGTTGCAGGAAAGTAAATCTGCTTTAGATGCTACTATATTAAAAACAATGCTATTAAATCCGGAAATTATCGTCGAGATTCAGTCTCATACCGACAATAAAGGAAGTGACGCCTATAACCAGAAACTCTCTCAAAAACGGGCAGAGAGCGTTGTATCCTACTTGATTAGTAAGGGTATTGATGCTAAGCGTTTAAGAGCTAAAGGATTTGGCGAGAGTTCTCCCATCGCTCCAAACGAAAAACCAGATGGCAGCGACAACCCAGAAGGCCGGTCAAAAAACAGACGTACAGATTTTAAAATTGTCGGTGTTGTGGATGCTGAAATTATCAATTATTCTAACGAGGAGTAATCGCGCATTCGCATATCTGTAAATCTTTTGTCGGGTAAAAATTCTCTTTCTAGTATACTTTCAGTAGGGATGCGTTGGTTAATTTTTGTTGAAGGAGTTTAAAAAGCACTCGTTTTAATGTATAAATGCTCAGCCTTATTTGACGGTTCAAAAAGGTTAGGTTATTCTATTTTTAGCGGGTAAAACAAAACGCGACTAATTAAGTCAAACAGTGGCGATATTGAAGAGAGAATGGGTGAGAGCTTACGCACACTGATTTCAAAATCGTGGGTGTTATAGATGCAGAGCTTATTTACGATGAAAATGGAGATCAATAGTTCACTCCTGGATCTGCAAATCTTCTATCGTATAAAAATTCTTTGTCTGTAAGCGTCATTAAAAAAGCGAGAAGATCTTTCTTTTCTGTCTCATTTAGTGTTCCTATTTTTAAAAGGGAAAGATCTGCAGATTTCTCAAAATTTTTTGGACTGGAATAGTAGTTCACTACTTCTCTTAAATTCCTGAACCGCCCGTCGTGCATGTAAGGATAGGTCATCGCAATGTTTCTTAAACCGGGTACTTTAAAACAATTTTTATCTTTTTCCACACCAGTAATTTTAAAGCGTCCGGAGTCTTTGAGTGATGTATCTGTTTTTATGCCGTTGTTTCTGTAACTATTGTCTGTAAACAGCGGCTCTGTATGACAATTAGCGCACTTTGAGCGGAAGAGTTTTAATCCCTGTAATTCAGCTTTTGAAAAGGTATCCTGATGGTTTAAAAATTTATCGTAGCGGGAATTTGAACTAACCATAAGTCCTGTAAATTGTGCGAGAGATTTCAGAAGACGTTCAGAATTAATGATTGTATCGTGGTAGGCTTTTTTAAATAACTGTGCGTAAGTGGAATCCCTTTTTAGTTTTAAGAGAACATTGCTCAATGTTTCGTCCATTTCAAGGGGATTTGTAATAGGATTTAAAGGCTGAACTTCTAAATTATTTACGCCGCCATCCCACATATAACTGTCTTGCCAGATCAGGTTTTGTAATGCTGGAATATTTCTTGTCCCTATGCGTCCATTAATGCCATGACTTAAGCGGTGATCAATGTGCGCAAATGCTGCAATACGCTGATGACACGAAGAACAGCTAATGGAATTGTCTTTTGAAAGTATGTTGTCGTAAAATAATCTCCGCCCCAATATAAAAACATCGGGACTCAATTTATTTTTAGCAAAGGTATACTTAGGTTTAGGAAATCCTTTTGGTATTTTTAATTCAACATCCTTCGCTGTTATATTGAAAAAGGGATTGTCATTCGTAAAGCTTACAAAGAACAAGCAAAGCAGGAGAAGTGTAAAAGAGAAATATGTAATTTTAATTCTCATGCTTCGAAGTCAAAAGTTTGAACATCTCTTTGTAATTGTCTGCAATGCCGGGAGCGTTATGAAAGTCTGTTACAGAAGGAAGTTTTTCAAAATCGACTGGAGTGTTGCTCATTAAAACTTTTAACACGTCTGCTTCTAAATAAAGTGATTGCCGCGAATCTTTCTCAGTGAATTTTAGATCTTTTAGCGGAAGGTAAATTTTACGTATGCAGTTATTTGCGTTTTTATAGCCACCAATATGGTATTCCAGAATATGTGCGGGCAGGGGCGAAACAGGAGAGCTTCCTTCCAGTTTTAAAAAAATGTAGCCGCTATTCCAGGCCCAGAACATAGCATTAACAGGGTCTAAAGCGCCTGACTGGGCACCACTGCAATTATGCAAACTGTCTACTCCAAGTATAAAACTTAAAGAAGTAAAATTCCCAAAAGGAATGTTTTCAAGGATCAGATGTTTTGATTGCTGCTCGTCTTCGTTTACTAAAAAATACAGGTCTGATTGAAAAACTTTACCGTTGTCCTGCATTAATTGAAATTGTCCGAGATAATATTTGAACTTGCTAATAGTAAAAGTTTGATGAAGTGTGTTGGTATAACTCGTCGAGTCTAGCTTTAAGGGAAGAGATCCAACAACATGTGAAATAGCGAGTTCTAGTTGCCCCTTATTTTGAGCACTTAAAAAGAAAGAAAAGCCGGATAAGATTACCAAGTAGATCACTCGTAGCAAGGAGCCTGACCCCATTTTTACCCGGCTTTTCACTAGTTATTTTTTAATGATTTTCTGAGTGATTTTGTCTTTGCCTGCCTCCATAACCAAAGAATAAACTCCCTGTGGAAGATCTGTCATGTCAAGTGTGTAAGCGATACTTGGCTGTAAATATTCCATTGTTTTAACGAGTTTGCCGCTAACATCATACAAGTTTCCTTTTACATTGTTTTTACTTTGCTCATCCATATAAATAAAAACATAATCCTGGGTTGGATTCGGCATCATCTTAAATTTAATAGTACTTAATGGATTTTCTTTTAAGCCGGTTGCAAGAGGACTATAAACAGTAGTTGATTCCGTAATAGTATTGTGTCCTCCCGGATTGTTTGGTCCAGCGGCTATGTTACCACTTTGCACCACTCCGTAATAGGTTCCGAAAAGTGTATAAGGAAATACCGGGTTCAGGTTCGCGTCTATTGTAACGAAGTACGCATAAGTCCCATTCGGATATTCAGGTGTTTTACAAAACCTTCCGTTTCTGAAATCAAGGTCTCCTGAAGCTGCAGTGAAAATATGATCTTCAATAAAACAGCCTGCAGGATAAGTAGTGTTTACTGCAGGTCCGTTAACACGGGTTGTTGCTGTCGAAACCGAATAACTGCTTACCATACGTTTAATTCCGCCTGTACCATCTGTATTTGCATACCCATAGGCGCCATAAACAGGAAAACCGTCAAAAGCATAACCGATAATTGGAGAATGTTTTGTATTATCATTCACATCGTATAAACACTTAGGACTCACATGATGATGGTATTCGCCCTGTTGTTGTGCATGACCCAAGCAATTATCGAAGCTCGGCTCTTCAAAATAATAGGCATTTCTATTCCAAACACCAGCATTGTTATAAGATTGAGCGTCGGACACATTAAAAATGCTCACGCCATTACTAAAAACGCCAATGTGCCCATTTCCAATGGCAGTTGCGGTACCTGTGTTTTGTTGTGGATTGCGCGTTATTTTAAAAACGAAATTCTGGTTACTTGCCACATTTGGATTAGACCAGGGACCAATGGCATAACCCGGAATGCAGGTACAACTCACATAAACGTCGTTGCTTGAGTACTGCACGGTTTGCACGTTGGAAAGAATACCAGCATAACCCGTAGCGTTAGTTGTGTTACGGATCCAGGAACTGATTTCTGGACCTACCTGTGCCTGTGCGGTGAATGCCGCTGAAAATGCGACTGCTAAAAATTTTGTTTTATTCATGTGTGTTAGTTTATTTTTGACTGTTGTTTGTTTAGATGTTCTTTTAAAATAAAACTTGCGCGCTTCTGAAAATTTATTTGGGTGGACCATTGTGAGCAAATAAAGCTGCAAGATCATCTGCTAGTAAATTGAATTTTTCAAGTTGATCTTTTTTGCAAAGGGCTTTAATTTCGAGAAAGTGATTAAAATTTACATGATCAATCGCTTTTTGGTTTAAGGCAATGAGGTTCATTAATGAGTCGGATTTTTTCATATACTCTGGCTCCTTTAAAAGAGAAAAAAGTTGCTGATGAAGTGCGCGCGAGGCTTGTTCTAATTTGCGACTATTGCGACGGTGCGCGTCGATGGTGATTTGGTAAGCTTTCTGTTGCGCCGCGTCATAGCCAAGACGGTCAATAATAATTTGTTTTGGTCCTTCGCCTCGTGGTGGCCTCCCGAAATTTTCGTGTCTGGCCGTTTTGCTGAATAAAACGAATGCAAGGGTAGCCAGGTTTACTAGCACTAAGATCGTCACTGTTAGGATTATTAATTTTGAGCGCTTCATTTTAATTGTAATTAATGCTGTTTGTATTCATTAATTGTAAATCGTGCGATAAAGGTTCTAGTCCGCTGTTAGTTGTGCCAAAACCGGATATGCTGATAACGAGCAGATTTATACAAAGCAGCAAAAGCAGCGTTGCTCCTGCAAGCCAGGCCAGGCGGGTGGGAATGGATTCCTTTTCCTCACTCTGAAGTCTGTTTAAGATTTTAGAATACAAATAAGGGCTCGCCTCAGCCGGACGTATACGCTCCAGGCTATTTTCGGTTTCGTTTATCCACTTTTCTTTTGCGTTCATATACTATTAGATGTTTAATAATTTAAAAACTTGCGCTATTTTTCATTTTCTTCGTAATAATTTTTCAAAAGCCCTTGCAGTTTTTGTTTTGCCCTGAACATAAGAGATTCTACAGAACTTAGTGAAATATTCATAACACCGGCTATTTCTGCATAACTCAAATCTTCGAGCTTATGCAAGATAAAAGCTGTTTTTTGATTTTCAGAAAGCTGGTCGATTGCCTTAAATAAAATAACAGCTCTTTCTTTATTTTCGAGCCTCACTCTCGGATGATAAAAATCAGAAACAGGCAATTTCATTTCTTCACCTTGATTAGTGAAGAGAGACTGTAAGAACGCAAATCTTTTTTTTCGTTTTTTTCGTCTTAAAAAATCAAGCGCTGTGGTAACTGTAACACGATAAACCCAGGTGGATAAAGAAGATTCGCCTTTAAAGCGCTTAATGGATCTGTAAATAAGAATAAAGACTTCCTGACTAAGATCCTCCGCATCTTCAGTGTTTTGAACAATTCCAAGACAGGTATTGTAAACCTTGGTTTGAAACTCTTTTACAAAAGATTCGAAAGCAAACGAATCACCCGATTTTAGAAGCGCTATTTTTTCCGACTCTGTCAAAATTATTAAGCAATGATAAACTTCTTTATGCAAGGAAAAAAGAAGTAACGCTTTATTTCACCTCATTTTTTGAGTGTTTGTTTTCTTCATCGCATTGTAGTATTTTCGCGCGTTCCATTTATTTAAAGACGCACACATTTTATGCTGGAGACCCATCTGCATGAACATCATTTATTACGTTTTTCCGTGGAGATAAAGAGTTCTTCGACGGTGTTAACTTCCGGTGCGCTTAAAACGGATAAGAGTGCAGCGATCGTTTTTTATGATGAGAACGATAAACGCGCGTCCACATATAATTTATCCGTTCTTTCTAAAGAAGAAATATACGAGCGTATTAGCAAGGGGGAGACTCTTAATCTGGATAATTCCTACATCAAAGATTTTTCACTCAGCGAATACCGCAGACTCAATCATCTGGATGAGCACCAACTCGTTATTCTTCATGATCTTTCAGCAAAAAAAACATTTTTTGATTGTGATCTGGAAACGGATTTTTCTTACGCGCAGTTTGAAGGTGCCAAAACAAATTTCGAGTCTACTGTTTTTGCAAATGGTTTTACAAATTTTTTTAATGCCAATTTTGGTCACGGAGATGTAAGTTTTCGCAAAGCCAAATTTGGAAGTGGCAGCACAAGCTTTCGGTCTGTTAAGTTTGGCGACGGACATATTACTTTTAATAACGCCAACTTTGGAAGTGGCGACCTGAGTTTTGTGGATGCTGACTTCAGCAATGGCAATGTGGATTATAAGAACACTTATTTTGGAGATGGCAACGTGGATTTTAAATTCGCGAAATTTGCAAGCGGTGATATTACTTTTGAAAAGGCCAGCTTCGGAAAAGGCAGGAAAGATTTCAAGAATGTTGAATTCGGTGGGGGAAAGATTGATTTTAAACGTATTGATTTTAATGACGGGGACGTTTGTTTTGAAGGCGTTGAATTTGGCGATGGTAAAGTGAGTTTTAGAAGTTCCGTTTTCGGTGAAGGGCATAAAACTTTTGAATTTGCTGATTTTGCCAGGGGAGAAGCACAGTTTGACCTGGTGAAGTTTGGAAAAGGAACAATAAGCTTTAATCAGGCTTCAGCTACCGATATTTCTTTTAGGAATTGTCATCTTGATGCTTACATGGATTTACGCTTTGGAAAATGTCATTTAATCGATCTGCGAAGTACAATTGTGAGAGATATTCTGGATGTAAAACCCGAAGGCGAAAAAGTGGTTATTAAAGAAATGATCCTTGCCGATATGCGTATTCTCGGACGTCTCTTTATCGACTGGAGAGGCAATGATGTGTATGATCTGATTTACAATCAAAAAACAACTTCCATGTTTCAGAAGGCGGAACAGTTTCGCATCTTAAAAGAAAACTTCCGCAATAACGGGCAGTATGAAGACGAAGACGCGGCCTATTTGGAGTTCAGACGCTGTGAGGCAAAAGCAAATTTGCAGGAAGCATTTTCGAAAAAAGGCATTGAAAGGTTAACAGCCTATCCCATTTATTATTTTCAAAAATACGTTTTTGATTTTGTAGGCCGTTACGCAACTGCTCCCACTCGTGTACTCCTGAACGCTTTAGTAGCGGTAATTTTATATGCATTCCTGTTTTATGGGTTCACCGAATTTTTCCCAGACTTAGGAACAATTGGTTCAACCTTGCCTCCGGATTTAAGTCATGTTCACGATTTTTGGAACAGTGTGTATTATAGCGCGATCACATTTTGTACGGTAGGCTATGGCGATTATTTTGCGCAAGGCTATCTGAAAATTTTCGCGGCCTGCGAAGGATTTACAGGGATATTTCTGATGAGTTATTTTACGGTTGCCTTTGTAAGGAAGATTTTGCGCTAACTATTCCCCATTCTAAGGCGTTAGATTTGAAAAGTTTTACAATAAATCTACGTAAACTTTACCAAATTTATTCCATAAAAAAAGCCGGTGTGTAAACCGGCTTCTAAAATTATACTGTTCTGTTAATATCCCATTGCTCAAGGTAATCAGCAACGCGACGTAAGAAGGTGCCACCTAAAGAACCATCCACAACACGGTGATCGTAGCTTAAGGACAAGAACATAAATT is a genomic window of Sphingobacteriaceae bacterium containing:
- a CDS encoding cytochrome-c peroxidase codes for the protein MRIKITYFSFTLLLLCLFFVSFTNDNPFFNITAKDVELKIPKGFPKPKYTFAKNKLSPDVFILGRRLFYDNILSKDNSISCSSCHQRIAAFAHIDHRLSHGINGRIGTRNIPALQNLIWQDSYMWDGGVNNLEVQPLNPITNPLEMDETLSNVLLKLKRDSTYAQLFKKAYHDTIINSERLLKSLAQFTGLMVSSNSRYDKFLNHQDTFSKAELQGLKLFRSKCANCHTEPLFTDNSYRNNGIKTDTSLKDSGRFKITGVEKDKNCFKVPGLRNIAMTYPYMHDGRFRNLREVVNYYSSPKNFEKSADLSLLKIGTLNETEKKDLLAFLMTLTDKEFLYDRRFADPGVNY
- a CDS encoding RNA polymerase subunit sigma-70 produces the protein MLTESEKIALLKSGDSFAFESFVKEFQTKVYNTCLGIVQNTEDAEDLSQEVFILIYRSIKRFKGESSLSTWVYRVTVTTALDFLRRKKRKKRFAFLQSLFTNQGEEMKLPVSDFYHPRVRLENKERAVILFKAIDQLSENQKTAFILHKLEDLSYAEIAGVMNISLSSVESLMFRAKQKLQGLLKNYYEENEK